A genomic region of Zalophus californianus isolate mZalCal1 chromosome 11, mZalCal1.pri.v2, whole genome shotgun sequence contains the following coding sequences:
- the TTC12 gene encoding tetratricopeptide repeat protein 12 isoform X6: MKVLYTNRAQAYLKLRDYQKAVVDCEWALKCDEKCTKAYFHMGKAHLALKNYSVARECYQKILEINPQLQTQVKDYLNQVNLQEKADLQEKEAHRSLDSGKNTAVTVKNLLETLCKPDQTPLFYAGGIEILTEMMQDCTERTLFRTHNGFSLISENKVLRRCFSTAGKDAVEEIVCVSVLRLWQAVCTGNEENQRLLLQHPDVGRLLPSLLAARALTVRQQSLALLLQLAQADHGRGLIISHLDGTRLLEALVSFLDFSDKEANSAMGLLTDLALEERFQVWFQANLPGVLLALTGVLKRDPMVTNPTAFCQCIALMGNLSAEAAVRRQMSASEEFREACLGLMARCAEDVDLFREILYTLLGLVMNLCLQSPIAYEVWALEVSRRCMFLLNSQDGGILTRAAGVLSRTLASSRKIVEEALRAGVVKKMIKFLKTGGQTASRYAIKTLAVCTNSFHEAREEVIRLDKKFGILMKLLGSEDEIVVGNAALCLGNCMEVPHAAPSLLKTDIVQVLLRHAGGDAQKTAVQLNAGIALGKLCTAEPRFAAQLRELHGLEILNSTMKYVAD; this comes from the exons TGTGATGAAAAATGCACAAAAGCATATTTCCACATGGGAAAAGCTCACCTGGCCCTGAAGAACTACAGTGTG gcTAGAGAGTGTTATCAGAAGATCTTAGAAATAAACCCCCAGCTTCAGACCCAGGTGAAAG ATTACCTGAATCAAGTAAATCTCCAGGAGAAAGCAGACCTTCAAGAGAAGGAAGCCCACAGATCACTGGACTCGGGAAAGAACACAGCTGTGACAGTCAAGAATCTCCTGGAGACGCTTTGCAAGCCCGATCAGACCCCCTTGTTCTATGCAGGGGGGATTGAAATCCTGACTGAAATGATGCAGGATT GCACAGAACGAACTTTATTCAGAACACACAATGGATTCAGTCTCATCAGCGAGAATAAGGTCCTAAGAAG GTGCTTTTCCACGGCAGGAAAAGATGCAGTGGAAGAGATAGTGTGCGTGTCTGTCCTCAGGCTCTGGCAAGCAGTGTGCACGGGGAACG AGGAAAACCAGCGCCTGCTACTCCAGCACCCCGACGTGGGCCGGCTGCTGCCCTCCTTGCTGGCCGCCAGGGCTCTGACCGTCCGCCAGCAGAGCCTGGCCCTGCTGCTGCAGCTCGCCCAGGCAGACCACGGACGGGGCCTGATCATCAGCCACCTTGACGGGACCCG ATTGTTGGAAGCCTTGGTGTCATTTCTTGATTTCTCAGATAAGGAGGCCAACTCAGCTATGGGACTGCTCACAGACTTGGCTCTGGAagaaag ATTCCAAGTCTGGTTCCAGGCCAACCTTCCAGGTGTGCTCCTGGCGCTCACAGGTGTTCTG AAGAGAGACCCCATGGTAACCAACCCCACAGCTTTCTGCCAGTGCATTGCCCTCATGGGAAACCTCAGTGCTGAGGCTGCCGTCCGAAGACAGATGTCTGCTTCTGAAGAGTTCCGGGAGGCCTGTTTGGGTCTCATG GCCAGATGTGCGGAGGATGTGGACCTGTTCAGAGAGATCTTGTACACACTCCTGGGACTTGTGATGAACTTGTGTCTTCAGTCCCCCATCGCCTATGAG GTTTGGGCCTTGGAGGTGAGCAGGAGGTGCATGTTTCTACTGAACAGCCAAGACGGAGGGATCCTGACA AGAGCTGCTGGTGTCCTCAGCCGCACCCTTGCTTCCTCCCGGAAGATTGTGGAGGAGGCCCTGAGAGCTGGAGTGGTGAAGAAGATGATTAAGTTCCTGAAG ACAGGGGGCCAGACTGCATCACGATATGCCATAAAGACACTAGCTGTCTGCACGAATAGCTTTCATGAAGCGCGAGAAGAAGTGATAAGACTGGATAAAA AGTTCGGCATTCTGATGAAGCTGCTGGGCTCCGAGGATGAGATCGTGGTGGGCAATGCCGCCCTCTGCCTGGGGAACTGCATGGAGGTGCCCCACGCTGCACCCTCCCTGTTAAAGACAGACATCGTGCAGGTGCTGTTGAGGCATGCGGGGGGTGATGCGCAGAAGACAGCCGTGCAGCTGAACGCGGGGATCGCTCTGGGGAAGCTGTGCACGGCTGAGCCCAG ATTTGCTGCTCAGCTGCGGGAGCTGCACGGGCTAGAGATTCTCAACTCGACGATGAAGTATGTCGCTGATTAA